In Methylomarinum sp. Ch1-1, the following proteins share a genomic window:
- a CDS encoding nuclear transport factor 2 family protein, which translates to MTETRPPLPPFTQETAREKVQLAENAWNTKDPVKVASAYTVDSQWRNRAEIFLGREKIIEFLTRKWDRELDYRLKKELWCFAGNRIAVTFRYEWHDDSGQWFRSYGNELWEFADNGLMQRRIASINDKLINEADREIK; encoded by the coding sequence ATGACGGAAACAAGACCCCCTTTACCGCCGTTTACGCAGGAAACGGCCAGAGAAAAAGTGCAGTTGGCGGAAAATGCCTGGAACACTAAGGATCCGGTAAAAGTAGCTAGCGCTTATACCGTTGACAGTCAATGGCGTAATCGGGCCGAAATCTTTTTAGGTCGAGAAAAAATTATCGAATTCTTGACTCGAAAATGGGACAGGGAACTTGATTATCGCTTAAAAAAAGAATTGTGGTGTTTTGCCGGAAACCGTATTGCAGTGACTTTTCGTTATGAATGGCACGACGATTCAGGGCAATGGTTTAGATCTTACGGTAACGAGTTGTGGGAATTCGCCGATAATGGCCTTATGCAGCGCCGGATTGCCAGCATTAACGACAAGCTCATTAACGAAGCGGATCGTGAAATAAAATAA
- a CDS encoding helix-turn-helix domain-containing protein, whose protein sequence is MPIRVIIELTETERETLDDIIKKGHDWRERDRAMTIKLLSQGLTVSEVAKQQGYHEETIRRRRRLWKKKGFCSLPDQPRSGAPNKLTDEERQLLKTWVEQEALTSRALLSRLEERGAADICDKTLHNELKRMGFIWKRTRYSLKKNAIPKGSNKPDRTLSN, encoded by the coding sequence ATGCCGATACGCGTGATCATAGAACTGACAGAGACAGAACGTGAAACGTTGGATGACATTATTAAAAAAGGTCATGATTGGCGGGAACGAGATCGGGCAATGACCATTAAATTACTCAGTCAAGGTCTGACGGTTTCAGAGGTTGCCAAACAACAGGGCTATCATGAAGAAACGATCCGTAGACGCCGTCGGCTTTGGAAAAAGAAGGGCTTTTGCAGTTTACCGGACCAACCACGTAGCGGTGCACCGAATAAACTAACGGATGAAGAGCGGCAGTTGTTAAAAACCTGGGTTGAACAAGAGGCCTTAACGTCACGCGCCCTGTTGAGCCGACTGGAAGAACGCGGCGCAGCGGATATCTGTGATAAAACCTTGCATAACGAATTGAAACGAATGGGTTTCATTTGGAAACGCACACGGTATAGTTTAAAAAAAAACGCGATCCCGAAAGGTTCGAACAAGCCCGACAGGACATTGAGCAATTGA
- a CDS encoding IS630 family transposase, with protein sequence MIERARQGEVELAYVDEAGFAAQPPNRSAWTAQGETHCVTAKRGQRLNLIGAMLSSGKLVLAKLWRSVNGLFFFAFLMALIEGIRKPLVVILDNASIHTSKKLEPYWQLLKEKGMQFYFLPPYSPELNRIEMLWRKMKYEWLPFKQMEPNELEEEIGKIRNGFGNEYNLTFF encoded by the coding sequence TTGATCGAACGGGCTCGACAGGGAGAGGTTGAGCTAGCCTATGTGGATGAAGCCGGGTTTGCCGCGCAACCGCCTAACCGTTCAGCCTGGACAGCACAAGGGGAAACGCATTGTGTCACCGCAAAACGGGGGCAACGCTTAAATCTTATAGGTGCTATGTTGTCATCGGGAAAATTGGTGTTAGCTAAACTATGGCGAAGCGTAAACGGATTGTTTTTCTTCGCATTTTTGATGGCGCTGATAGAAGGCATTCGAAAACCGCTCGTAGTGATTTTAGACAATGCCTCTATTCACACGAGTAAAAAACTAGAACCTTATTGGCAATTGTTGAAAGAAAAAGGTATGCAGTTTTATTTTTTGCCGCCGTACTCACCCGAATTGAATCGGATTGAAATGCTATGGCGTAAAATGAAATATGAATGGTTGCCGTTTAAACAAATGGAGCCAAATGAGCTTGAAGAGGAGATTGGTAAAATCAGAAATGGATTTGGCAATGAATACAATCTTACTTTTTTCTAG